A stretch of the Erinaceus europaeus chromosome 1, mEriEur2.1, whole genome shotgun sequence genome encodes the following:
- the ADISSP gene encoding adipose-secreted signaling protein, with translation MAAANKGNKPRVRSIRFSSGHDTESSQSHVHFDEKLHDSVVMVTQESDSSFLVKVGFLKILHRYEITFTLPPVHRLSKDIREAPVPSLHLKLLSIMPIPEGYSVKCEYSAHKEGVLKEEMLLACEGGAGTCVRVVVQARVMDRHHGTPMLLDGVKCVGAELEYDSEHSDWHGFD, from the exons ATGGCTGCAGCTAACAAGG GCAACAAGCCCAGAGTCCGGAGTATCCGTTTCTCATCAGGCCATGACACCGAAAGCTCCCAGAGCCATGTCCACTTTGATGAGAAGCTGCATGACTCAGTGGTAATGGTCACCCAGGAGAGTGATAGCAGCTTTCTGGTCAAG GTTGGCTTCCTGAAGATCCTGCACAGGTATGAGATTACCTTTACTCTGCCCCCAGTGCACAGACTAAGCAAGGACATCCGAGAGGCACCTGTCCCCAGTCTCCATCTCAAGCTTCTCAGCATCATGCCCATCCCAGAAG GTTACAGTGTCAAGTGTGAGTACTCTGCGCACAAGGAGGGCGTCCTCAAGGAGGAGATGCTGCTGGCCTGCGAAGGTGGTGCTGGCACCTGCGTGCGTGTGGTGGTGCAAGCACGAGTCATGG ACCGGCATCATGGCACCCCCATGCTGTTGGATGGTGTCAAGTGCGTGGGCGCTGAGCTAGAATACGACTCGGAACACAGCGACTGGCATGGCTTCGACTGA
- the HSPA12B gene encoding heat shock 70 kDa protein 12B codes for MLAIPEMGLQGLYIGSSPERSPIPSPPGSPRTQESCGIAPLTPSQSPKPEARSPQPAPFSVVVAIDFGTTSSGYAFSFASDPEAIHMMRKWEGGDPGVAHQKTPTCLLLTPEGAFHSFGYTARDYYHDLDPEEARDWLYFEKFKMKIHSATDLTLKTQLEAVNGKKMPALEVFAHALCFFKEHALQELREQCPSMPDKDTVRWVLTVPAIWKQPAKQFMREAAYLAGLVSREDAEQLLIALEPEAASVYCRKLRLHQLLDLSSRAPGGGRLGERRSIDSSFRQAREQLRRSRHSRTFLVESGVGELWAEMQAGDRYMVADCGGGTVDLTVHQLEQPHGTLKELYKASGGPYGAVGVDLAFEQLLCRIFGEDFIATFKQQRPAAWVDLTIAFEARKRTAGPHRSGALNISLPFSFIDFYRKQRGHNVETALHRSSVNFVKWSSQGMLRMSCEAMNELFQPTVSGIIQHIEVLLERPEVQGVKLLFLVGGFAESAVLQHAVQAALGPRGLRVVVPHDVGLTILKGAVLFGQAPGVVRVRRSPLTYGVGVLNRFVAGRHPPEKLLVRDGRRWCTDVFERFVAAEQSVALGEEVRRSYCPARPGQRRVLINLYCCAAEDARFITDPGVRKCGALSLELEPADGQRDGAGAAPGRREIRAAMQFGDTEIKVTAVDVSTNRSVRAAIDFLSH; via the exons GTTCCAGCCCAGAGCGCTCCCCGATACCAAGCCCTCCCGGCTCACCGAGGACACAGGAAAGCTGTGGCATTGCCCCTCTCACACCCTCACAGTCTCCA AAGCCTGAGGCACGATCCCCACAACCAGCCCCCTTCTCCGTGGTGGTAGCCATAGACTTCGGCACCACATCCAGTGGCTACGCCTTCAGCTTTGCCAGTGACCCTGAGGCCATCCACATGATGAG gaaatgggagggtggggacccAGGCGTGGCCCACCAGAAGACACCCACTTGCCTGCTTCTGACCCCGGAAGGTGCCTTTCACAGCTTCGGCTACACCGCCCGCGACTACTACCACGATCTGGACCCTGAGGAGGCGCGGGACTGGCTCTACTTTGAGAAGTTCAAGATGAAGATCCACAGCGCCACT GATCTCACCTTGAAGACCCAGCTGGAAGCAGTGAATGGAAAGAAAATGCCTGCCCTGGAGGTGTTTGCCCATGCCTTGTGCTTCTTCAAGGAGCATGCCCTTCAG GAGCTGCGAGAGCAGTGTCCCTCGATGCCAGATAAGGATACTGTGCGCTGGGTGTTGACAGTGCCTGCCATCTGGAAACAGCCTGCCAAGCAGTTCATGCGAGAAGCAGCCTACCTG GCTGGTCTGGTGTCAAGAGAGGATGCAGAGCAGCTCCTCATCGCCCTGGAGCCTGAGGCTGCCTCTGTGTACTGCCGCAAGCTGCGTCTGCACCAGCTCCTGGACCTCAGCAGCCGGGCCCCTGGCGGTGGGCGTCTGGGCGAGCGCCGCTCCATCGACTCCAGCTTCCGGCAGG CTCGAGAGCAGCTGCGGAGGTCCCGCCACAGCCGTACATTCTTGGTGGAGTCTGGCGTTGGAGAACTGTGGGCAGAGATGCAAGCAG GAGACCGCTACATGGTGGCAGACtgtgggggtggcacagtggacctGACAGTGCACCAGCTGGAACAGCCCCATGGCACCCTCAAAGAGCTCTACAAAGCCTCTG GTGGCCCCTATGGTGCGGTGGGCGTGGACCTTGCCTTCGAGCAGCTGCTGTGTCGAATCTTTGGTGAGGACTTCATCGCCACCTTTAAACAGCAGAGGCCAGCAGCCTGGGTGGATCTGACCATCGCCTTTGAGGCCCGCAAACGTACAGCAGGCCCGCACCGCTCAGGGGCACTCAAcatctccctgcccttctccttcATCGACTTCTACCGCAAGCAGCGGGGCCACAATGTGGAAACAGCCCTGCACAGGAGCAG TGTGAACTTCGTGAAGTGGTCCTCACAGGGGATGCTCAGGATGTCTTGTGAGGCCATGAACGAGCTCTTTCAGCCCACAGTCAGTGGGATCATCCAGCACATAG AGGTGCTGCTGGAGCGGCCGGAGGTGCAGGGCGTGAAGCTGCTGTTCCTGGTAGGTGGCTTCGCCGAGTCGGCGGTGCTGCAGCACGCGGTGCAGGCGGCTCTGGGCCCGCGGGGGCTGCGTGTGGTGGTCCCGCACGACGTGGGCCTCACCATCCTCAAGGGCGCGGTGCTCTTCGGGCAGGCCCCGGGCGTGGTGCGCGTGCGCCGCTCTCCGCTCACCTACGGCGTGGGTGTGCTCAACCGCTTCGTGGCAGGGCGCCACCCGCCCGAAAAGCTGCTGGTCCGCGACGGCCGCCGCTGGTGCACCGACGTCTTTGAGCGCTTCGTGGCCGCCGAGCAGTCAGTGGCCCTGGGCGAGGAGGTGCGGCGCAGCTACTGCCCCGCGCGGCCGGGCCAGCGCCGCGTGCTCATCAACCTGTACTGCTGCGCCGCCGAGGACGCGCGCTTCATCACCGACCCCGGCGTGCGCAAGTGCGGCGCGCTCAGCCTGGAGCTCGAGCCCGCCGACGGCCAGCGCGACGGCGCAGGCGCGGCCCCGGGACGTCGCGAGATCCGCGCTGCTATGCAGTTCGGTGACACGGAGATCAAGGTCACCGCCGTGGACGTCAGCACCAATCGCTCGGTGCGCGCCGCTATCGACTTCCTGTCCCACTAG